The proteins below come from a single Geitlerinema sp. PCC 9228 genomic window:
- a CDS encoding Nif11-like leader peptide family natural product precursor produces MSIESATQFLKDVSWSWDLREKFQDVATPEEFIDVAIQLGYNFTTQELEEVAHEYSEGVKVRRGYGVWAWLRTVNWIRRDVPQEANGES; encoded by the coding sequence ATGTCTATCGAAAGCGCTACTCAATTTTTAAAAGATGTCAGTTGGAGTTGGGATTTGCGGGAGAAATTCCAAGATGTAGCTACTCCGGAGGAATTTATCGATGTGGCTATCCAGTTAGGCTACAATTTCACCACTCAGGAACTAGAAGAGGTCGCCCACGAATACAGCGAAGGTGTCAAGGTCAGGCGTGGCTACGGCGTTTGGGCTTGGTTGCGGACGGTGAATTGGATTCGTCGGGATGTTCCCCAGGAAGCGAATGGAGAAAGTTAA
- a CDS encoding type IV pilus twitching motility protein PilT, with protein sequence MENSNHSPKPQSPTPKPQSPPPPPPMKGKQLQRQSAADNSNVHRQYVKGEDRDSTLETATSIKSMVRDAFQTKASDIHIRVGEVPRFRIQGQMQTAKGYGKTTPELFEKYIQENLDPRQQKEFREKKELDTAIYYPGFIRCRLNCFETLNGGAMVLRLISLKVPSIDELHLPPVLKDIIQKNQGLVLVTGPTGSGKSTTLAAMIRHLNETASRHIITIEDPIEYIHNSQKCLVSQRELGLHTYDFYASLRGALREDPDVILIGEMRDRTTVNIALQAAQTGHLVLGTLHTRNAVNSVNRLLNLFNPDEQEPMRVQIAESLAAVVSQLLIPTVDGGRTAVHDILLNTPAMQDYLYKGDEDSALHLMRLGSMDGMQLMNQAIYEQVCLNRIDYEEAKKYSPEPSELERLMRTGGFDAAASPRDWS encoded by the coding sequence ATGGAAAATTCCAATCATTCGCCCAAACCACAATCCCCAACACCCAAACCCCAGTCACCGCCGCCGCCACCACCCATGAAGGGCAAGCAGCTGCAACGCCAGTCCGCTGCCGATAATTCAAATGTCCACCGGCAGTACGTTAAAGGAGAAGACCGCGACAGTACCCTAGAAACCGCCACCTCCATCAAATCCATGGTGCGAGATGCTTTCCAAACCAAAGCATCGGATATTCACATCCGGGTGGGAGAGGTTCCCCGCTTTCGGATCCAAGGTCAAATGCAAACAGCAAAAGGCTACGGCAAAACCACCCCGGAACTATTTGAAAAATACATTCAAGAAAATCTCGATCCCAGACAGCAAAAAGAATTTCGTGAAAAGAAAGAACTCGATACGGCTATTTACTATCCCGGCTTTATCCGCTGCCGTTTGAACTGTTTTGAAACCCTCAACGGCGGTGCCATGGTCTTGCGTCTGATTAGTTTAAAAGTTCCTTCCATCGACGAACTGCACTTGCCGCCGGTCCTCAAAGATATCATCCAAAAAAACCAAGGGCTGGTTTTGGTAACTGGACCCACCGGTTCCGGGAAATCCACCACCCTCGCCGCCATGATTCGCCACCTCAACGAAACGGCATCCCGGCATATTATTACTATTGAAGATCCCATCGAATACATTCACAACTCCCAAAAATGTCTGGTCAGCCAGCGGGAGTTGGGATTGCATACCTACGACTTTTACGCTAGCTTGCGGGGGGCACTGCGGGAAGACCCAGACGTGATTTTGATTGGGGAAATGCGCGATCGCACCACGGTCAACATCGCCCTACAAGCCGCCCAAACCGGTCACTTGGTTCTAGGAACCCTCCACACCCGCAATGCTGTCAACTCGGTCAACCGCTTGCTGAACTTGTTCAATCCCGACGAACAGGAACCCATGCGGGTCCAAATTGCCGAATCTCTAGCGGCTGTCGTCTCCCAGTTGCTCATTCCTACTGTCGATGGCGGTCGCACTGCCGTTCACGATATTCTGCTGAACACCCCTGCCATGCAGGATTACCTGTACAAAGGCGACGAAGACAGTGCATTGCATCTCATGCGGCTGGGTAGTATGGATGGCATGCAACTCATGAACCAAGCTATCTACGAACAGGTTTGCCTCAACCGCATTGACTATGAAGAAGCCAAGAAATATTCTCCCGAACCTAGCGAACTAGAACGGCTCATGCGTACGGGTGGATTCGATGCTGCTGCCTCCCCCCGGGATTGGAGTTAA